The Ananas comosus cultivar F153 linkage group 7, ASM154086v1, whole genome shotgun sequence genome has a window encoding:
- the LOC109712413 gene encoding pentatricopeptide repeat-containing protein At3g29230: protein MLAPTTRAPRWTSQRRVLELHLSELHKCGDLDRLKQIQAQVYKSHLHRDPFVVPKLVSAYSLCGRLPGALSAFHQVPSPNTLLYNTLIRACAHGSRSRSLAFDAFFDMRRSEVFPDNFTYPFLLKACLGPSALSQVEMVHAHVVKLGFLCDIFVPNALIDAYSKNGGLGLVAAKKMFDGMPERDTVSWNTVIAGLVRAGDVKEARQMFDRMPERDTVTWNTLLDAHAKAGEMDEAFELFERMPERNVVSWSSVVSGYCKKGDMEMARLLFDKMPTKNLVSWTIMISGYAEKGLAKEALSLFDQMENSGLEPDVATIVSILAACAESGLLALGKRITSYVGRNKLMRTTHVCNSLIDMYAKCGCLDIACDLFEGMVERDLVSWNSMLQGFAMHGHGEKALDIFFRMKREGIRPDGVTFLGVLCACTHVGFIEEARKYFASMERDYGIVPQIEHYGCMIDLLGRGGLLKEAFDLTKSMPWEPNAIIWGSLLGACRVHNNVEFAEEAVNELIKVEPSDAGNYAILSNIYAAAGRWDGMSKARVQMKGTGAQKPAGSSWIELGDVVHEFTVGDRTHPESDRIFMMLDRIGEHLKKAGYFPRAYS, encoded by the coding sequence ATGCTCGCGCCCACCACGCGTGCGCCGCGATGGACCTCCCAGCGTAGGGTCCTCGAGCTCCACCTCTCGGAGCTCCACAAGTGCGGCGACCTCGACCGCCTCAAGCAAATCCAAGCGCAAGTGTACAAGTCCCACCTCCACCGCGACCCCTTCGTCGTCCCCAAACTCGTCTCCGCCTACTCCCTCTGCGGCCGCCTCCCCGGCGCGCTCTCCGCCTTCCACCAGGTCCCCAGCCCCAACACCCTCCTCTACAACACCCTCATCCGCGCCTGCGCCCACGGCTCCCGTTCCCGCTCCCTCGCCTTCGACGCGTTCTTCGACATGCGGCGGAGCGAGGTGTTTCCCGATAATTTCACGTATCCATTTCTCCTAAAGGCTTGTTTGGGCCCCTCCGCGCTTTCCCAGGTCGAGATGGTACATGCCCACGTCGTGAAGTTGGGATTTTTATGCGATATCTTCGTGCCCAACGCGCTCATTGATGCCTACTCGAAGAATGGGGGTTTGGGTCTTGTGGCGGCCAAGAAGATGTTTGATGGAATGCCAGAGAGAGATACCGTGTCGTGGAATACTGTGATTGCTGGATTGGTTAGAGCCGGGGACGTGAAAGAGGCACGTCAAATGTTTGATCGAATGCCTGAGAGGGATACAGTCACTTGGAATACGCTGTTAGATGCTCATGCCAAAGCAGGTGAAATGGACGAAGCGTTTGAGCTGTTCGAGAGAATGCCTGAGAGGAATGTGGTCTCTTGGTCCTCCGTGGTCTCCGGCTACTGCAAGAAGGGTGATATGGAGATGGCCCGCCTGTTGTTCGATAAAATGCCGACTAAAAACTTGGTCTCTTGGACCATAATGATTTCTGGGTATGCAGAGAAAGGGCTTGCAAAGGAGGCTCTTAGTTTGTTTGATCAAATGGAAAATTCTGGTTTGGAGCCTGACGTTGCTACTATTGTGAGCATATTAGCTGCGTGCGCTGAGTCTGGTTTGCTCGCTCTGGGTAAAAGGATTACTAGTTATGTTGGTAGGAATAAGCTAATGCGTACTACTCATGTATGCAATTCACTGATTGATATGTATGCTAAATGTGGCTGTCTTGATATTGCGTGCGATTTGTTTGAAGGAATGGTCGAGAGGGATTTGGTGTCTTGGAATTCTATGCTTCAAGGATTTGCCATGCATGGTCATGGAGAGAAAGCACTGgacattttttttagaatgaaGCGAGAAGGGATTAGACCCGATGGTGTGACATTCCTTGGTGTTTTATGTGCTTGCACACATGTGGGATTCATTGAAGAGGCTCGGAAATACTTTGCTAGTATGGAGAGGGATTATGGTATTGTTCCTCAGATAGAGCACTACGGCTGCATGATTGACCTTCTTGGGCGTGGAGGGCTCCTGAAAGAAGCCTTTGACCTCACCAAAAGCATGCCTTGGGAGCCCAATGCTATTATTTGGGGCTCTCTTTTAGGTGCATGCAGAGTGCATAACAATGTCGAGTTTGCCGAAGAAGCAGTTAATGAGCTCATCAAAGTGGAGCCATCAGATGCTGGGAATTATGCAATTTTGTCAAACATATATGCTGCCGCTGGGAGGTGGGATGGTATGTCTAAGGCGAGGGTTCAAATGAAGGGAACTGGCGCACAGAAACCAGCTGGGTCCAGTTGGATTGAGCTTGGTGATGTGGTCCATGAGTTTACTGTGGGCGACAGAACTCACCCTGAATCGGATAGAATCTTCATGATGCTTGATAGGATTGGAGAGCATCTTAAGAAAGCTGGATATTTTCCTAGGGCTTATTCATAA